From Oncorhynchus kisutch isolate 150728-3 unplaced genomic scaffold, Okis_V2 scaffold2925, whole genome shotgun sequence, a single genomic window includes:
- the LOC109886285 gene encoding disintegrin and metalloproteinase domain-containing protein 12-like, which yields MPDPGLVMSGTKCDDAMVCLNRQCQNVSVFGVQECSEKCSGRGVCNNNKNCHCEAHWAPPFCDKAGFGGSVDSGPMRLADYGGVAVGVLLTLITFLGAGLIVSIKRKTLLRLLFTNKKNPMDKMR from the exons ATGCCTGACCCAGGCCTCGTCATGTCGGGCACAAAGTGTGACGACGCCATG gtatgtcTGAACCGGCAGTGTCAGAACGTCAGTGTCTTTGGAGTGCAGGAGTGCTCAGAGAAATGCAGCGGTCGAGGG GTGTGTAATAACAACAAGAACTGCCACTGTGAGGCCCACTGGGCTCCTCCCTTCTGTGACAAGGCAGGCTTCGGGGGAAGTGTGGACAGTGGACCGATGAGGCTAGCAG ACTACGGTGGCGTGGCGGTGGGGGTCCTGTTGACTCTAATAACCTTCCTGGGAGCCGGCCTCATCGTCTCCATCAAGAGAAAGACCCTCCTGAGACTACTCTTCACCAACAAGAAGAACCCTATGGACAAGATGAGGTGA